A region of Cucumis melo cultivar AY chromosome 2, USDA_Cmelo_AY_1.0, whole genome shotgun sequence DNA encodes the following proteins:
- the LOC103494316 gene encoding low-specificity L-threonine aldolase 1-like isoform X2 gives MFMQINPIVGSSVSKCLKYLKKLYQLLFLGLITSSISRFQCKMVSRKVDLRSDTVTKPTESMRAAMAMAEVDDDVLGYDPTALELEEKMAKIMGKEGGLFVPSGTMGNLISILVHCETRGSEVIVGDNSHIHILENGGIATIGGVHPRTVKNKDDGTMDIDLIEAAIRNPKGQLFFPTTRLICLENTHANSGGKCLSMEYTDEVGELAKKHDLKLHIDGARIFNASIALAIPVDRLVCLSKGLGAPVGSIILGSKDFITKAIRIRKTLGGGMRQIGILCAAGLVAIKENVQKLEADHEKAKQLASGLYQIKGLKVDPKSVETNIIFFEIEDDYGISMETLCKTLEERGIFMMLESQTRARIVLHHQISTSDVQYTLSCFKQTLNGIKVVNGN, from the exons ATGTTTATGCAAATTAACCCAATCGTGGGTTCATCCGTATCTAAG TGTTTGAAGTACTTAAAGAAGCTATATCAACTGCTTTTTCTTGGGCTTATAACATCTTCCATTTCAAGA tttcaGTGCAAAATGGTGAGTAGAAAGGTGGATTTGCGGTCAGACACTGTGACGAAACCGACGGAATCAATGCGAGCTGCGATGGCTATGGCGGAGGTGGACGACGATGTGTTGGGGTACGACCCCACAGCCTTGGAGTTGGAAGAAAAGATGGCAAAGATAATGGGAAAAGAAGGAGGGTTATTCGTTCCATCAGGGACAATGGGAAATCTAATAAGTATTCTTGTGCATTGTGAAACTAGAGGGAGTGAAGTGATTGTTGGAGACAATTCTCATATTCATATATTGGAGAATGGAGGTATTGCAACCATTGGAGGAGTTCATCCAAGAACGGTGAAGAACAAAGATGATGGAACAATGGATATTGATTTGATTGAAGCTGCCATTAGAAATCCAAAGGGACAGCTCTTCTTCCCGACAACAAGGCTCATTTGTTTAGAAAATACACATGCAAA TTCGGGTGGAAAATGTCTTTCGATGGAATATACCGATGAAGTTGGAGAGTTAGCTAAAAAGCATGACCTCAAACTTCACATTGATGGAGCTCGAATTTTCAATGCTTCAATT gCACTAGCTATTCCGGTCGATCGATTG GTATGCCTATCAAAAGGTTTGGGTGCACCTGTTGGATCAATCATTCTGGGTTCAAAAGACTTTATTACCAAG GCAATAAGGATTAGAAAAACATTGGGTGGAGGAATGAGGCAAATTGGCATCCTTTGTGCAGCTGGACTTGTTGCTATCAAAGAGAATGTTCAAAAACTTGAAGCTGATCATGAGAAGGCTAAGCAACTAGCGA GTGGGTTATACCAAATCAAAGGATTAAAGGTAGATCCGAAATCAGTTGAGACAAACATT ATATTCTTTGAAATAGAAGACGATTACGGAATCTCGATGGAAACATTATGTAAAACCTTGGAAGAACGTGGCATTTTTATGATGCTAGAAAGCCAAACAAG AGCTAGAATTGTTCTTCATCATCAGATTTCAACAAGTGATGTTCAGTACACTCTATCTTGCTTTAAG CAAACTCTAAATGGAATTAAAGTTGTAAATGGCAACTAA
- the LOC103494316 gene encoding low-specificity L-threonine aldolase 1-like isoform X1, producing the protein MFMQINPIVGSSVSKCLKYLKKLYQLLFLGLITSSISRFQCKMVSRKVDLRSDTVTKPTESMRAAMAMAEVDDDVLGYDPTALELEEKMAKIMGKEGGLFVPSGTMGNLISILVHCETRGSEVIVGDNSHIHILENGGIATIGGVHPRTVKNKDDGTMDIDLIEAAIRNPKGQLFFPTTRLICLENTHANSGGKCLSMEYTDEVGELAKKHDLKLHIDGARIFNASIALAIPVDRLVRAADSVSVCLSKGLGAPVGSIILGSKDFITKAIRIRKTLGGGMRQIGILCAAGLVAIKENVQKLEADHEKAKQLASGLYQIKGLKVDPKSVETNIIFFEIEDDYGISMETLCKTLEERGIFMMLESQTRARIVLHHQISTSDVQYTLSCFKQTLNGIKVVNGN; encoded by the exons ATGTTTATGCAAATTAACCCAATCGTGGGTTCATCCGTATCTAAG TGTTTGAAGTACTTAAAGAAGCTATATCAACTGCTTTTTCTTGGGCTTATAACATCTTCCATTTCAAGA tttcaGTGCAAAATGGTGAGTAGAAAGGTGGATTTGCGGTCAGACACTGTGACGAAACCGACGGAATCAATGCGAGCTGCGATGGCTATGGCGGAGGTGGACGACGATGTGTTGGGGTACGACCCCACAGCCTTGGAGTTGGAAGAAAAGATGGCAAAGATAATGGGAAAAGAAGGAGGGTTATTCGTTCCATCAGGGACAATGGGAAATCTAATAAGTATTCTTGTGCATTGTGAAACTAGAGGGAGTGAAGTGATTGTTGGAGACAATTCTCATATTCATATATTGGAGAATGGAGGTATTGCAACCATTGGAGGAGTTCATCCAAGAACGGTGAAGAACAAAGATGATGGAACAATGGATATTGATTTGATTGAAGCTGCCATTAGAAATCCAAAGGGACAGCTCTTCTTCCCGACAACAAGGCTCATTTGTTTAGAAAATACACATGCAAA TTCGGGTGGAAAATGTCTTTCGATGGAATATACCGATGAAGTTGGAGAGTTAGCTAAAAAGCATGACCTCAAACTTCACATTGATGGAGCTCGAATTTTCAATGCTTCAATT gCACTAGCTATTCCGGTCGATCGATTGGTACGAGCCGCTGATTCAGTATCA GTATGCCTATCAAAAGGTTTGGGTGCACCTGTTGGATCAATCATTCTGGGTTCAAAAGACTTTATTACCAAG GCAATAAGGATTAGAAAAACATTGGGTGGAGGAATGAGGCAAATTGGCATCCTTTGTGCAGCTGGACTTGTTGCTATCAAAGAGAATGTTCAAAAACTTGAAGCTGATCATGAGAAGGCTAAGCAACTAGCGA GTGGGTTATACCAAATCAAAGGATTAAAGGTAGATCCGAAATCAGTTGAGACAAACATT ATATTCTTTGAAATAGAAGACGATTACGGAATCTCGATGGAAACATTATGTAAAACCTTGGAAGAACGTGGCATTTTTATGATGCTAGAAAGCCAAACAAG AGCTAGAATTGTTCTTCATCATCAGATTTCAACAAGTGATGTTCAGTACACTCTATCTTGCTTTAAG CAAACTCTAAATGGAATTAAAGTTGTAAATGGCAACTAA
- the LOC103494316 gene encoding low-specificity L-threonine aldolase 1-like isoform X3 — MFMQINPIVGSSVSKCLKYLKKLYQLLFLGLITSSISRFQCKMVSRKVDLRSDTVTKPTESMRAAMAMAEVDDDVLGYDPTALELEEKMAKIMGKEGGLFVPSGTMGNLISILVHCETRGSEVIVGDNSHIHILENGGIATIGGVHPRTVKNKDDGTMDIDLIEAAIRNPKGQLFFPTTRLICLENTHANSGGKCLSMEYTDEVGELAKKHDLKLHIDGARIFNASIALAIPVDRLVRAADSVSVCLSKGLGAPVGSIILGSKDFITKAIRIRKTLGGGMRQIGILCAAGLVAIKENVQKLEADHEKAKQLASGLYQIKGLKVDPKSVETNIIFFEIEDDYGISMETLCKTLEERGIFMMLESQTRFQQVMFSTLYLALSKL, encoded by the exons ATGTTTATGCAAATTAACCCAATCGTGGGTTCATCCGTATCTAAG TGTTTGAAGTACTTAAAGAAGCTATATCAACTGCTTTTTCTTGGGCTTATAACATCTTCCATTTCAAGA tttcaGTGCAAAATGGTGAGTAGAAAGGTGGATTTGCGGTCAGACACTGTGACGAAACCGACGGAATCAATGCGAGCTGCGATGGCTATGGCGGAGGTGGACGACGATGTGTTGGGGTACGACCCCACAGCCTTGGAGTTGGAAGAAAAGATGGCAAAGATAATGGGAAAAGAAGGAGGGTTATTCGTTCCATCAGGGACAATGGGAAATCTAATAAGTATTCTTGTGCATTGTGAAACTAGAGGGAGTGAAGTGATTGTTGGAGACAATTCTCATATTCATATATTGGAGAATGGAGGTATTGCAACCATTGGAGGAGTTCATCCAAGAACGGTGAAGAACAAAGATGATGGAACAATGGATATTGATTTGATTGAAGCTGCCATTAGAAATCCAAAGGGACAGCTCTTCTTCCCGACAACAAGGCTCATTTGTTTAGAAAATACACATGCAAA TTCGGGTGGAAAATGTCTTTCGATGGAATATACCGATGAAGTTGGAGAGTTAGCTAAAAAGCATGACCTCAAACTTCACATTGATGGAGCTCGAATTTTCAATGCTTCAATT gCACTAGCTATTCCGGTCGATCGATTGGTACGAGCCGCTGATTCAGTATCA GTATGCCTATCAAAAGGTTTGGGTGCACCTGTTGGATCAATCATTCTGGGTTCAAAAGACTTTATTACCAAG GCAATAAGGATTAGAAAAACATTGGGTGGAGGAATGAGGCAAATTGGCATCCTTTGTGCAGCTGGACTTGTTGCTATCAAAGAGAATGTTCAAAAACTTGAAGCTGATCATGAGAAGGCTAAGCAACTAGCGA GTGGGTTATACCAAATCAAAGGATTAAAGGTAGATCCGAAATCAGTTGAGACAAACATT ATATTCTTTGAAATAGAAGACGATTACGGAATCTCGATGGAAACATTATGTAAAACCTTGGAAGAACGTGGCATTTTTATGATGCTAGAAAGCCAAACAAG ATTTCAACAAGTGATGTTCAGTACACTCTATCTTGCTTTAAG CAAACTCTAA